A window of Bacteroidota bacterium contains these coding sequences:
- a CDS encoding cell division protein ZapA, whose translation MKDQLSIKVSIAGRIYPVTIERSEEENVRKAVKVINEKVTDYEKNFNIKDRQDLLAMSSLHFASQATEINHNTSKEEKGILERLEKIEKAVSAELKD comes from the coding sequence ATGAAAGACCAACTATCCATAAAAGTTTCTATTGCGGGCAGAATTTATCCTGTGACTATTGAACGAAGTGAAGAAGAAAACGTAAGAAAAGCGGTTAAGGTCATCAACGAAAAAGTAACTGATTACGAAAAAAACTTCAACATCAAAGACCGACAGGATTTGCTCGCAATGAGTTCGCTTCATTTCGCTTCACAGGCCACAGAAATCAATCACAATACCAGCAAAGAAGAAAAAGGAATACTGGAGCGATTAGAGAAAATAGAAAAAGCTGTTTCTGCTGAGTTAAAAGATTAA
- a CDS encoding M23 family metallopeptidase, with protein MVLLLFPFNLGSAIIRQDAAQTKSSPKKFPQGYFVEPTDSSLSIAGNFGEIRPNHFHAGIDIKTGGREGAFIYAAADGYVSRIKISPWGYGKCIYITHPNGYVTVYGHLQRLYGKIAKYLELEQYRLEQYEVELFPDSNLLRVKQCDTVAISGNTGGSQSPHLHFEIRDAVTENAYNPFLFGFRIHDTVPPKLMTLAIYPVEHPSYGVYPANDSSSVNGKNVPKKIKVYPVGQGQKSYGVYGSKGKYKLSSAEKITVSGDIGFGIETYDYANIKEAGKLGAYSVDLYIDGHRIYYHELNEISFDESRYVNSLIDYAEEAKSNKEIQKCFREENNMLSIYQCMVNEGLFRFDDSLSHPVKFVVKDFFGNTSSLEFKVRSSEKKIKTLPTPNSQLPTKMKCSDLNKYETENIKIEISPCALYSDIDFDYSMSKDTLPGTFSPVHTIHKEVVPLQVNYSLSIKTKYLSKNLQSKATIVLLDGKNNMTDQKGSPSLTLPEGKGTARPSSPPSGELVGALWLTTQTRYFGRFTVALDTVAPTIKPYNIYNGKNMAKAKTISIIISDNLTGIKSYRATIDGKWVLMEYEPKKALLFYEFQTPTLISPKGGEAPSSRQVGTGEGVAHTFVLTVTDGKNNVSTYKVEFVR; from the coding sequence TTGGTTCTACTTCTCTTTCCATTTAACTTAGGAAGCGCAATCATTCGGCAGGATGCAGCTCAAACCAAATCATCACCCAAAAAATTTCCGCAGGGATATTTTGTTGAGCCCACCGATTCTTCGCTGAGCATTGCCGGAAACTTCGGGGAGATACGTCCCAATCATTTTCATGCAGGCATAGATATTAAAACGGGTGGGAGAGAAGGCGCTTTCATTTATGCCGCAGCCGATGGGTATGTGTCGCGCATAAAAATTTCTCCATGGGGATATGGCAAGTGTATTTACATCACGCATCCGAATGGATATGTTACTGTTTACGGACATCTTCAGCGATTGTACGGAAAGATTGCCAAGTACCTGGAACTGGAACAGTACCGGTTGGAGCAATATGAGGTGGAACTTTTTCCTGATTCAAATTTACTGAGAGTGAAACAATGCGACACGGTTGCCATTTCAGGAAACACAGGTGGCTCGCAATCTCCGCATCTGCATTTTGAAATCCGCGATGCGGTAACAGAGAACGCGTATAACCCGTTTCTTTTTGGATTCAGGATACATGATACCGTTCCCCCAAAACTAATGACGCTTGCCATTTACCCCGTTGAACATCCGTCCTACGGGGTTTATCCTGCGAATGATTCAAGTTCGGTGAATGGAAAAAATGTTCCGAAGAAAATAAAAGTTTACCCCGTTGGACAAGGTCAAAAGTCCTACGGGGTTTATGGAAGTAAGGGCAAATACAAACTTTCTTCGGCTGAAAAAATAACTGTGAGCGGTGATATCGGCTTTGGAATTGAAACGTATGATTATGCCAACATTAAAGAAGCGGGAAAACTGGGAGCATACTCAGTTGATTTATACATTGACGGACATCGGATTTATTATCACGAGCTGAACGAAATTTCTTTTGACGAATCCCGCTATGTAAATTCCCTCATTGATTATGCCGAAGAAGCAAAGAGCAATAAGGAAATTCAGAAATGTTTTCGTGAAGAGAACAATATGCTTTCTATTTATCAGTGCATGGTGAATGAAGGGTTGTTTCGGTTTGATGACTCGCTTTCTCATCCGGTGAAGTTTGTGGTAAAAGATTTTTTCGGGAACACTTCAAGTTTGGAGTTCAAAGTTCGGAGTTCGGAGAAGAAAATTAAAACACTCCCAACTCCCAACTCCCAACTCCCAACTAAAATGAAATGCTCTGACCTTAACAAATACGAAACCGAAAACATAAAAATCGAAATTTCTCCCTGTGCATTGTATTCAGATATTGATTTTGATTATTCCATGAGCAAGGATACGCTGCCCGGAACTTTTTCTCCGGTTCACACCATTCACAAAGAAGTGGTGCCCTTGCAAGTCAACTATTCTCTTTCTATAAAAACAAAATATCTTTCTAAAAACCTTCAGTCAAAAGCTACCATTGTTTTGCTGGATGGGAAGAATAATATGACGGATCAGAAGGGCAGCCCATCCCTAACCCTTCCCGAAGGGAAGGGAACTGCACGCCCAAGTTCTCCCCCTTCGGGGGAGTTAGTGGGGGCATTGTGGCTCACCACCCAAACCCGCTACTTCGGGCGTTTTACGGTTGCGCTTGATACGGTTGCTCCCACCATCAAGCCATACAATATTTATAATGGCAAGAACATGGCAAAGGCAAAAACAATTTCCATTATCATTTCAGATAACCTCACAGGAATTAAATCATATCGCGCCACCATTGACGGCAAATGGGTGCTGATGGAATACGAACCGAAGAAGGCGTTGTTGTTTTATGAATTTCAGACCCCCACTCTTATCTCCCCCAAAGGGGGAGAGGCTCCTTCCTCCCGACAAGTCGGGACGGGGGAAGGGGTGGCACACACCTTCGTTCTCACTGTTACTGACGGAAAAAATAATGTCAGCACTTACAAGGTAGAGTTTGTGAGGTGA
- the rny gene encoding ribonuclease Y, whose protein sequence is MIFIVIAAIAGLGIGILIASSLLRKSLAGKGQIKIKEAEIEAEKIKNEKLLQAKEKFLQMKSDHEHVINEKNRNMLASEQRTKQKEQQASQKLEQVQRKERELDTLKNNLTGQLEIIEKKKSELDKGLQKQIAMLEAVAGISGEDAKAQLIESLKDKAKTEAMAFINQSMEEAKLTASKEAKKIVIQTIQRIPTEHAVENSVTVFHIEGDDTKGRIIGREGRNIRTLESLTGVEIIVDDTPDAIILSCFDPVRREIARLALHQLVGDGRIHPARIEEIVEKVKRQIEDEIAETGKRTTIDLGIHGLPAELIRLIGRMKYRSSYGQNLLQHSREVANLCSVMAAEFGLNPKVAKRAGLLHDIGKVFEQELELPHAIAGMKLAEKLKENPEICNAIGAHHDEVEMTSLYSPIVQICDAISGARPGARREVHQQYIQRLKDLENLAMANNGVEKAYAIQAGRELRVIVAAEKISDKAAEELSFNIANKIQTEMTYPGQVKVTVIRETRAVNIAK, encoded by the coding sequence ATCATATTCATAGTCATTGCAGCCATAGCAGGACTTGGAATCGGAATTCTGATTGCCTCATCCCTGCTCCGCAAGTCGCTTGCAGGAAAAGGACAAATAAAAATTAAAGAGGCAGAGATTGAAGCGGAGAAGATAAAGAACGAAAAACTTCTTCAGGCGAAAGAAAAATTCCTGCAGATGAAATCAGACCACGAGCATGTCATCAATGAAAAAAACAGGAACATGCTTGCTTCTGAGCAACGAACAAAGCAAAAAGAACAGCAGGCATCGCAAAAGCTCGAGCAGGTTCAGCGCAAAGAACGCGAATTGGATACGCTGAAAAACAACCTGACCGGTCAATTGGAAATTATCGAGAAGAAAAAATCAGAACTGGATAAGGGCTTGCAAAAACAGATTGCCATGCTGGAAGCAGTTGCCGGAATTTCGGGTGAAGATGCCAAAGCACAACTCATTGAATCGCTCAAAGACAAAGCGAAAACGGAAGCAATGGCGTTCATCAACCAGTCAATGGAAGAAGCCAAGCTAACTGCAAGCAAGGAAGCAAAGAAAATTGTGATACAAACCATTCAGCGGATTCCTACCGAACATGCGGTGGAAAATTCAGTTACCGTATTCCATATTGAAGGCGATGACACCAAAGGAAGAATCATCGGACGAGAAGGAAGAAACATACGCACACTTGAATCTTTGACTGGTGTTGAAATCATTGTAGACGATACGCCTGATGCTATCATTCTTTCCTGCTTTGATCCTGTGAGAAGAGAAATCGCACGTCTTGCGTTGCACCAGCTCGTTGGTGACGGACGCATTCATCCGGCACGCATTGAAGAGATAGTTGAGAAGGTGAAAAGACAAATAGAAGATGAAATTGCCGAAACAGGAAAGCGAACTACAATTGATTTAGGAATCCACGGTCTTCCCGCAGAACTTATTCGCCTCATAGGTAGAATGAAATACCGTTCGTCATACGGACAAAATTTATTGCAGCACTCCCGCGAAGTGGCCAATCTTTGCTCCGTAATGGCTGCTGAGTTTGGATTGAATCCGAAAGTTGCCAAGCGAGCCGGATTGCTTCACGATATCGGCAAAGTATTTGAACAGGAACTGGAATTACCTCACGCCATTGCAGGAATGAAACTCGCTGAAAAACTAAAAGAGAATCCTGAGATATGCAATGCTATCGGAGCTCACCATGATGAAGTTGAAATGACCTCGCTCTACTCCCCTATCGTTCAGATATGCGATGCGATTTCAGGAGCACGCCCCGGTGCAAGGCGCGAAGTGCACCAGCAATATATTCAACGCTTGAAAGACCTGGAAAATCTGGCGATGGCAAATAACGGAGTTGAAAAAGCATATGCCATTCAGGCAGGTCGCGAACTCAGAGTAATCGTTGCAGCGGAAAAAATTTCTGATAAAGCTGCAGAAGAACTTTCATTCAACATTGCCAATAAAATCCAAACCGAAATGACGTATCCCGGACAAGTGAAAGTGACTGTCATCAGGGAAACAAGAGCGGTTAATATTGCGAAGTAA
- a CDS encoding lipopolysaccharide biosynthesis protein, protein MLKTLSLKSEFTKNTFVLIIGTVVAQSIPILLQPFLRRIYSPEDFGAMAVYLTIFGMITIASSLRYEAAIVLPKNNIAAANILSLACLITISFSIILFAALFFFKNEIVQLINFPNKYSNYLYFLPFACSAFSIFQNMNYWLIRQKAFKASATNKIVRRGIEGAVQTASGILKIPGGLFFGDLAGNIANVFSGIRQLFKNDFALKFISLKKIKCVLKRYSDFPKFNVLPTLLSSAATVLPFLFINKLYSTETVGYLDLSRLVLSIPLIFISSSISHVFFQQTTEKKNSSLSIKKDIMNILYMLLAVIFVEALLILLFGPALFGFVFGRKYEVSGFFSQILVFSFALNFIGSAFSSIFITFEKIRLNSIWQILYFLAICSLLFFKGLGIYGFLKIYVLIEIGMLSVYCIIIYFIVSNYENKIKKHIHL, encoded by the coding sequence ATGTTAAAAACGCTCTCATTAAAGTCTGAGTTTACTAAAAACACTTTCGTATTAATTATCGGCACTGTCGTTGCGCAAAGCATTCCCATACTATTACAGCCGTTTCTGAGAAGGATCTATTCTCCTGAAGATTTCGGAGCTATGGCTGTATACCTGACTATTTTCGGAATGATCACCATTGCCTCTTCGCTCAGATATGAAGCGGCCATTGTGTTGCCTAAAAATAATATTGCCGCGGCGAATATTCTTTCGCTTGCCTGCCTAATAACTATTTCATTCTCCATTATTCTGTTTGCTGCATTGTTTTTCTTTAAGAATGAGATAGTGCAATTAATTAATTTCCCTAATAAATATTCCAATTATTTGTATTTCCTGCCCTTTGCCTGCTCTGCTTTCAGCATTTTTCAAAACATGAATTATTGGCTGATTCGGCAGAAAGCTTTCAAGGCTTCAGCAACTAATAAAATAGTAAGAAGAGGAATTGAAGGAGCTGTTCAGACTGCTTCAGGAATTTTAAAAATTCCCGGAGGATTATTTTTTGGAGACTTAGCCGGAAACATCGCAAATGTTTTTTCAGGCATCCGTCAGTTATTTAAAAATGATTTCGCATTAAAATTTATATCGTTGAAAAAAATCAAATGTGTTTTGAAAAGATACAGTGACTTTCCAAAGTTTAATGTACTGCCGACACTGCTCAGCAGCGCAGCAACAGTTCTGCCTTTTTTATTTATAAATAAACTCTATTCTACCGAAACTGTGGGTTACCTTGATCTGTCGAGGCTTGTTTTATCTATTCCGCTCATATTTATTTCTTCTTCCATCTCCCATGTCTTTTTCCAGCAGACAACTGAAAAAAAAAACAGTTCCTTAAGCATTAAAAAAGACATCATGAATATTTTGTACATGCTTTTAGCAGTAATTTTTGTTGAAGCCCTGCTCATCCTTCTGTTTGGTCCTGCATTATTCGGGTTTGTATTTGGCAGAAAATACGAAGTATCGGGTTTCTTTTCCCAGATACTAGTCTTCAGTTTTGCTCTGAATTTTATCGGCTCTGCCTTTTCTTCAATTTTTATAACATTTGAAAAAATCCGCCTGAACAGCATCTGGCAGATACTCTATTTTTTAGCAATATGCTCCTTGCTTTTTTTTAAGGGGCTTGGCATTTATGGTTTCCTGAAAATTTACGTACTTATTGAAATAGGCATGCTTTCGGTTTACTGCATAATAATTTATTTCATAGTAAGCAATTATGAAAACAAAATAAAGAAACACATTCACCTGTAG
- a CDS encoding oligosaccharide repeat unit polymerase produces MSSFKIIVKKEFLLLKTLLTIIYIAMEMYYSYFISEQYDYMGFIPDLNLLKYAITKVVFLLLLIGSFNLYNQSKFLYSIYLLLIFFFYIPNAILFSFSNFPTGPFVSNAFFVSFFLITPYIKFPIPDLSIPVKYKGLTLISIALLLLIPILLTFKLNINLRTLLLSEIYETRETFSKNLHGILAYFYNLEAKTIIPVSLVFFMISRRYFFIGLLLLLLLYLFVISGNKLVYFTSIIVVFFFYIGRSHVSKLSNFFLIVLIFFALVPIIDNFIFKINLLGGTFINRFLFIPALTTQFYFDFFDGNPFYFAESHFFNHFVHSPYDMPIGFLITKVYWGDSTAFANNGIVSDGFMNLGYIGVILFSAIFIFLFSLFNSFRLHKGYYGIFFCYIYIILSAPLLTCLITGGIFLFILLSILILNNRKSISIST; encoded by the coding sequence ATGTCTTCATTTAAAATAATAGTTAAAAAAGAATTTCTCCTGCTGAAAACGCTGTTGACAATTATTTACATTGCCATGGAAATGTATTATTCTTATTTCATTTCTGAACAGTATGATTATATGGGATTTATTCCCGATCTGAATTTATTGAAGTATGCCATTACAAAAGTTGTTTTTCTTCTATTGCTCATAGGGTCATTTAACTTGTATAATCAAAGCAAATTTTTGTATTCAATTTATCTTTTGCTGATTTTCTTTTTTTACATTCCTAATGCAATTTTATTCTCATTCAGCAATTTTCCCACGGGACCCTTTGTCTCAAATGCCTTCTTTGTTTCTTTTTTCCTGATTACGCCTTACATAAAATTTCCTATTCCTGACCTATCCATTCCGGTCAAATACAAGGGATTGACGCTAATCAGCATTGCTTTACTTTTACTTATACCTATTCTGCTCACCTTTAAATTGAATATTAATTTAAGAACACTGCTTCTTTCTGAAATATATGAAACGCGGGAAACTTTTTCTAAAAATCTGCATGGAATTCTCGCCTACTTCTATAACCTTGAAGCAAAAACAATCATTCCTGTTTCGTTGGTGTTTTTCATGATTAGCAGAAGATATTTTTTTATTGGACTGCTTCTCTTGCTGCTGCTGTATCTTTTTGTGATTTCAGGAAACAAGCTGGTCTATTTCACCTCCATCATTGTTGTTTTTTTCTTTTACATCGGAAGAAGTCATGTTTCAAAACTGAGTAATTTTTTTCTGATTGTACTGATTTTTTTCGCACTGGTTCCCATTATTGATAATTTTATTTTTAAAATAAATTTACTTGGAGGAACTTTTATAAACAGATTCCTTTTCATTCCCGCACTGACTACACAGTTCTATTTTGATTTTTTTGACGGCAACCCTTTTTACTTTGCCGAGAGCCATTTCTTTAATCACTTTGTGCACAGCCCGTATGACATGCCAATAGGATTTCTAATCACAAAAGTTTATTGGGGTGATTCCACCGCTTTTGCAAATAACGGAATAGTGTCAGACGGGTTCATGAACCTTGGGTATATTGGAGTTATTCTATTCTCTGCAATATTTATTTTTCTTTTTAGCTTATTTAATTCATTCAGACTTCACAAAGGTTATTATGGAATATTTTTCTGTTACATTTATATCATCTTGAGTGCACCCCTGCTGACTTGTTTGATCACTGGCGGAATTTTTCTATTTATATTACTTTCTATTCTCATTTTAAATAACAGAAAATCAATTTCAATATCAACTTAA